In one Oscillospiraceae bacterium genomic region, the following are encoded:
- the tra904G gene encoding transposase has product MVFDESQQRFGANKIAVVLAERGIRTSPKYVSELMREMGLQSVSIYSKRDYQRSVRIEKKQNILQRQFQVSEPNRVWVSDVTCFKMNGKYIYICVILDLFSRKVIAHGVSPKNSTYLITSTFKRAFQSRGAPQQLTFHSDQGAQYTSKAFRKLLRMNKIVQSFSKSGSPHDNAVAESFFASIKREEIYRTQYKSERQFRESIDNYISFYNAQRPHSTLAYKTPDKFEALYDAKKSKVG; this is encoded by the coding sequence GTGGTCTTTGATGAAAGTCAACAGAGATTTGGTGCCAATAAAATTGCGGTTGTGCTGGCAGAACGGGGGATCAGGACCTCACCTAAATATGTGTCGGAGCTGATGCGGGAAATGGGATTGCAAAGCGTCAGCATCTACTCTAAGCGTGATTATCAAAGAAGCGTCAGGATAGAGAAAAAACAAAACATCCTACAGCGGCAGTTTCAAGTATCCGAGCCGAATCGTGTCTGGGTCAGCGACGTCACCTGTTTTAAAATGAATGGGAAGTACATATACATCTGCGTCATCTTGGATCTCTTTTCCCGGAAAGTGATAGCACACGGAGTATCACCCAAGAACAGTACCTATCTAATTACCTCAACCTTCAAGCGCGCTTTTCAGAGCAGGGGCGCCCCCCAACAGTTAACCTTTCACAGCGATCAAGGGGCCCAGTATACATCAAAGGCGTTTCGCAAGCTACTGCGAATGAACAAGATTGTCCAATCCTTTTCCAAATCAGGCAGCCCCCATGATAACGCCGTCGCGGAATCATTTTTCGCATCAATAAAGCGGGAAGAGATTTACCGTACCCAGTACAAATCAGAACGGCAATTCCGTGAGAGCATTGACAATTACATCTCCTTCTACAACGCTCAAAGGCCACATAGCACCTTGGCATATAAGACACCAGATAAGTTTGAGGCACTGTATGACGCCAAGAAAAGTAAGGTGGGATAG
- a CDS encoding histidine kinase — protein MIRKLRKKFILTNMLLVTLVLLAVFAALLGSTAQQRRVESIGAMRMALEWGGKEPPRFEIGAAPPDPAGDGDRAHGRENRQFAMTPVFCVTLDGDGAVEQMWSGGSVSVSDEVLAAAVEEALSSGKEEGTLSGLGLRYLIDRQEDGAVRLAFADRSWERDSLKSLVPPSLLVGAGALAVFFLISLFLSSLALRPAEKAWQQQRQFVADASHELKTPLTVILANTGIVLSHRSELGGQAKWVEYIQEEAGRMKGLVYDLLFLARSDDGTHPPRRDPVGLSELCMGCLLPFESVAFENGVALESEITPGLSVVGDEAQLRRLVMILLDNAVKYAGEGGRADLSLSRQQEKLRLEVRNTGAPIPPEHLEHLFERFYRVDSARGRGEGGYGLGLAIARRIAEAHHAKISVHSGPEEGTVFSVVFPRK, from the coding sequence ATGATCCGGAAGCTGCGGAAAAAGTTTATCCTGACCAATATGCTGCTGGTGACCCTGGTGCTGCTGGCGGTCTTTGCGGCGCTGCTGGGCTCCACCGCGCAGCAGCGCCGCGTCGAGAGCATTGGGGCCATGCGGATGGCGCTGGAGTGGGGCGGCAAGGAGCCGCCCCGCTTTGAGATCGGCGCGGCCCCGCCCGACCCCGCCGGGGACGGGGACCGGGCCCACGGGCGGGAGAACCGCCAGTTCGCCATGACCCCCGTCTTTTGCGTCACCCTGGACGGGGACGGCGCCGTCGAACAGATGTGGAGCGGCGGGAGCGTGTCGGTCTCCGACGAGGTGCTCGCCGCGGCGGTGGAGGAGGCGCTGTCCTCCGGCAAGGAGGAGGGGACTCTGAGCGGCCTGGGCCTGCGCTACCTCATCGACCGGCAGGAGGATGGCGCGGTGCGCCTGGCCTTCGCCGACCGGAGCTGGGAGCGGGACAGCCTGAAGAGCCTGGTGCCGCCCTCCCTGCTGGTGGGCGCCGGGGCGCTGGCCGTCTTTTTCCTGATCAGCCTCTTTCTCTCCTCCCTGGCCCTGCGCCCCGCCGAAAAGGCGTGGCAGCAGCAGCGCCAGTTTGTGGCCGACGCCTCCCACGAGCTCAAGACCCCCCTCACCGTCATCCTGGCCAACACCGGCATCGTCCTGTCCCACCGCTCGGAGCTGGGCGGGCAGGCCAAGTGGGTGGAGTACATCCAGGAGGAGGCCGGGCGGATGAAGGGCCTGGTCTACGACCTGCTCTTCCTGGCCAGGAGCGACGACGGCACCCATCCCCCCCGGCGGGACCCGGTGGGCCTCAGTGAGCTGTGCATGGGCTGCCTGCTCCCCTTCGAGTCGGTGGCCTTCGAGAACGGGGTGGCCCTGGAGAGCGAGATTACCCCCGGCCTGTCGGTGGTGGGGGACGAGGCCCAGCTCCGGCGGCTGGTGATGATCCTGCTGGACAACGCCGTCAAATACGCCGGGGAGGGGGGCCGGGCCGACTTGTCCCTGTCCCGCCAGCAGGAGAAGCTGCGCCTGGAGGTGCGCAACACCGGCGCGCCCATCCCTCCGGAGCACCTGGAGCACCTCTTCGAGCGCTTCTACCGGGTGGACAGCGCCCGGGGCCGCGGCGAGGGGGGCTACGGACTGGGCCTGGCCATCGCCCGGCGCATCGCCGAGGCGCACCACGCCAAAATCTCCGTACACAGCGGCCCGGAGGAGGGCACGGTCTTCTCCGTGGTTTTTCCCAGGAAATAG
- a CDS encoding flavodoxin family protein gives MNKKVLIISTSLRRGSNSELLARQFAEGAREAGNRVETVSLRGKDIRFCVGCMACLKNGRCAQQDDTNAIVEQMREADVICFATPVYYYEMSGQMKTLLDRANALFAADCAFRDIYLLTASAEAEDSAADGPIHGLNGWVACFERARLAGVVRGGGANGPGEMERLTGKLMEAREMGKNV, from the coding sequence ATGAACAAAAAGGTACTTATCATCTCCACCAGCCTGCGCCGTGGCAGCAACTCCGAGCTGCTGGCACGGCAGTTTGCGGAGGGTGCACGGGAGGCGGGGAACCGGGTGGAAACCGTCTCCCTGCGGGGAAAGGACATCCGCTTTTGCGTCGGCTGCATGGCCTGCCTGAAAAACGGGCGGTGCGCCCAGCAGGACGACACCAACGCCATCGTGGAGCAGATGCGCGAGGCCGACGTAATCTGCTTCGCCACCCCGGTCTACTACTACGAGATGTCCGGCCAGATGAAGACCCTGCTGGACCGTGCCAACGCCCTGTTTGCCGCCGACTGCGCCTTCCGGGACATCTATCTGCTGACCGCCTCGGCGGAGGCGGAGGACAGCGCCGCGGACGGCCCCATCCACGGATTAAACGGCTGGGTCGCCTGCTTTGAGAGGGCGCGGCTGGCAGGCGTGGTCCGGGGCGGCGGAGCCAACGGCCCCGGCGAGATGGAACGGCTGACCGGCAAGCTGATGGAGGCCCGCGAGATGGGCAAAAACGTATAG
- a CDS encoding LysR family transcriptional regulator: MIETRLLHYFLAIAREQNITKAAETLHVTQSTLSKQMMDLERQLGKQLLIRGNRSVTLTEEGMFLRKQAQEIMELVDKTESAFYAGDEIVGGDIYLGCAETPAMEEISTVFQAIHADYPGIQFNIFSGDAASVMEKLDKGLLDVGILQEPAVYERFEYTALPFKDVFGLLMPRDCQLAAKEAVTLDDLDGLPLIFSQQTHHGPSRTEWFGARYDKFHIVATYNLLYNATHLVEQGIGCAFCLDGLADTKSRNLTFRPLDPPLEVDIVAVTKKYQPFSPAAKVFMERMMDFPHKNENMNLA; the protein is encoded by the coding sequence ATGATTGAGACAAGACTGCTCCACTATTTCCTCGCCATCGCCAGGGAGCAGAACATCACCAAAGCGGCGGAAACCCTCCACGTCACCCAGTCCACCCTCTCCAAGCAGATGATGGATTTGGAGCGGCAGTTGGGAAAGCAGCTTTTGATTCGCGGAAACCGAAGCGTCACCCTCACCGAGGAGGGGATGTTCCTGCGCAAGCAGGCCCAGGAGATTATGGAGTTGGTGGACAAAACGGAGTCCGCCTTTTACGCCGGGGACGAGATTGTGGGCGGCGACATCTATCTGGGCTGCGCCGAGACGCCCGCCATGGAGGAGATCTCAACGGTTTTTCAGGCCATCCACGCCGACTACCCCGGCATCCAGTTCAATATCTTCAGCGGTGATGCCGCAAGCGTCATGGAAAAGCTGGACAAGGGCCTTTTGGACGTGGGCATTTTACAGGAGCCGGCCGTCTATGAGCGGTTCGAGTACACGGCGCTGCCCTTTAAAGACGTGTTTGGACTTCTCATGCCGCGGGACTGTCAACTGGCCGCAAAGGAGGCCGTGACCCTGGACGATCTGGACGGCCTGCCCCTGATTTTCTCTCAGCAGACCCACCACGGCCCCTCCCGGACGGAGTGGTTTGGAGCGCGCTATGACAAATTCCATATCGTCGCCACCTACAATCTGCTCTATAACGCCACCCATCTGGTGGAGCAGGGCATCGGCTGCGCCTTCTGCCTGGACGGTCTGGCGGATACCAAAAGCAGGAATTTGACCTTCCGCCCGCTTGACCCGCCGCTGGAGGTGGACATTGTGGCGGTGACCAAGAAGTATCAGCCGTTCTCCCCGGCGGCGAAGGTATTTATGGAACGGATGATGGATTTTCCTCATAAGAATGAGAACATGAATCTTGCGTAA
- the dltR gene encoding transcriptional regulatory protein DltR has product MRILMVEDDEKLCEAVSYQLEREGFTVDVCTDGDDGLRWIRQQAHDLILLDRMLPTLSGTTVLQRIRADGIQTPVLLVTALDTVADRVEGLDAGADDYLVKPFAVEELLARIRAMGRRPRKWESAALLRYGDAAYDAGGRVLSGGAGECSLSKREGALLEALLRNPDQTLPRGILLSKVWGPDAPVEDGNLDNYIYFLRRRLLQVGSRMEIRTVRGVGYRLEGGRG; this is encoded by the coding sequence ATGCGGATTCTGATGGTGGAGGACGACGAGAAGCTGTGCGAGGCGGTGAGCTACCAGCTGGAGCGGGAGGGCTTTACGGTGGACGTGTGCACCGACGGGGACGACGGCCTGCGCTGGATCCGCCAGCAGGCCCACGACCTGATTCTGCTGGACCGGATGCTGCCCACCCTGAGCGGCACCACCGTCCTCCAGCGCATCCGCGCCGACGGCATCCAGACCCCTGTGCTGCTGGTGACGGCGCTGGACACGGTGGCCGACCGGGTGGAGGGCCTGGATGCGGGGGCGGACGACTACCTGGTGAAGCCCTTCGCGGTGGAGGAGCTGCTGGCCCGCATCCGGGCCATGGGCCGCAGGCCCCGGAAGTGGGAGAGCGCCGCCCTGCTGCGCTACGGGGACGCGGCCTACGACGCCGGGGGCCGGGTGCTCTCCGGCGGGGCGGGGGAGTGCTCGCTTTCCAAGCGGGAGGGGGCGCTGCTGGAGGCGCTGCTGCGCAACCCGGACCAGACCCTGCCCCGGGGCATCCTGCTGTCCAAGGTGTGGGGCCCCGACGCGCCGGTGGAGGACGGGAACCTGGACAACTACATCTATTTCCTGCGCCGCAGGCTGCTCCAGGTGGGCAGCCGCATGGAGATCCGCACCGTGCGGGGGGTGGGCTACCGCCTGGAGGGCGGCCGTGGATAA
- the pheT gene encoding phenylalanine--tRNA ligase beta subunit — MNLSRNWLAEFVDVSAGDKEYADAMTLSGSKVELTGRPGEEIKNVVVGRVLSMERHPDSDHMFTCQVDAGGAPVQIVTGAQNVQVGDLVPVALHDSRLPGGVHITAGRLRGVESNGMLCSYKELGFTDHDWPHSVVDGIFILQSDPDLAAMDPRPGDDVVPLLGLDDAVVEFEITPNRPDCLSVIGLARETAATFGKPLKLHTPQVKGVDGTSVADVLDVEIENPELCPRYTARMVRNVKIAPSPLWMRRRLRAAGVRPINNIVDITNYVMLEYGQPMHAFDFSCVEGGRIIVRTAREGEVIQTLDGADRRLTPSMLCICDVHKPVGVAGVMGGANSEIVGDTAMVVFESANFNGVSIRRTATALGMRTDASSRYEKGLDPMNTYKGVQRACELVELLGCGEVVDGVIDVIAADQAPRTVQLVPEKINALLGTDIAEAEMRAMLERLDFKLDGDTITVPSWRGDVEHYSDIAEEVARLHGYDKIPVTLMRGETTQGGLTETQRAERRVGELCRGMGYSEIITYSFISPTYYDKIRLPQDSEKRRSVTILNPLGEDTSVMRTTALPSMLETLSRNYSYRNKAAKLYELATVYLPVEGSDLADERTVLSLGAYGDELDFFALKGVVEALLGAMNVKNVAFRARGDIAAFHPGRCAEVLANGVFLGVLGQLHPLTCGNYGMECAVFAAQLDFADLLAQRAPEARYAPLPKFPNVTRDIAVVCAAGVTVAQLEDCIARGAKGLVKEVELFDIYTGAPIPAGKKSVAFSLKLRADDRTLTDQEADEDVKSVLALLESELGAVLR; from the coding sequence ATGAATTTATCTCGTAACTGGCTGGCGGAGTTCGTGGACGTATCCGCCGGCGACAAGGAATACGCCGACGCCATGACCCTCTCGGGCTCCAAGGTGGAGCTCACCGGGCGCCCGGGCGAGGAGATTAAAAACGTGGTGGTGGGCAGGGTGCTGTCCATGGAGCGCCACCCCGACTCCGACCACATGTTCACCTGCCAGGTGGACGCGGGCGGCGCGCCCGTGCAGATCGTCACCGGGGCCCAGAACGTGCAGGTGGGCGACCTGGTGCCCGTGGCCCTGCACGACTCCCGGCTGCCCGGCGGCGTGCACATCACCGCGGGCAGGCTGCGGGGCGTGGAGAGCAACGGCATGCTCTGCTCCTACAAGGAGCTGGGCTTCACCGATCACGACTGGCCCCACAGCGTGGTGGACGGCATCTTCATCCTCCAGAGCGACCCGGATCTGGCCGCCATGGACCCCCGGCCGGGCGACGACGTCGTGCCCCTGCTGGGCCTGGACGACGCGGTGGTGGAGTTTGAGATCACCCCCAACCGGCCCGACTGCCTCAGCGTCATCGGCCTGGCCCGGGAGACCGCCGCCACCTTCGGCAAGCCCCTGAAGCTCCACACACCCCAGGTCAAGGGCGTGGACGGCACCAGCGTGGCCGACGTGCTGGACGTGGAGATCGAAAACCCGGAACTCTGCCCCCGGTATACCGCGCGCATGGTGCGCAACGTGAAGATCGCCCCCTCCCCCCTGTGGATGCGCCGGCGTCTGCGCGCCGCCGGGGTGCGGCCCATCAACAACATCGTGGACATCACCAACTACGTCATGCTGGAGTACGGCCAGCCCATGCACGCCTTCGATTTCTCCTGCGTGGAGGGCGGCAGAATCATCGTGCGCACCGCCCGGGAGGGCGAGGTCATCCAGACCCTGGACGGAGCGGACCGCAGGCTGACCCCCTCCATGCTGTGCATCTGCGACGTGCACAAGCCCGTGGGCGTGGCCGGCGTTATGGGCGGCGCCAACTCCGAGATCGTGGGCGACACCGCCATGGTGGTCTTTGAGAGCGCCAACTTTAACGGCGTGTCCATCCGCCGCACCGCCACCGCCCTGGGTATGCGCACCGACGCCTCCTCCCGCTACGAGAAGGGCCTGGACCCCATGAACACCTACAAGGGCGTGCAGCGGGCCTGCGAGCTGGTGGAGCTGCTGGGCTGCGGCGAGGTGGTGGACGGCGTCATCGACGTGATCGCCGCCGACCAGGCCCCCCGCACCGTGCAGCTGGTGCCGGAGAAGATTAACGCCCTGCTGGGCACCGACATCGCCGAGGCCGAGATGCGCGCCATGCTGGAGCGCCTGGACTTCAAGCTGGACGGCGACACCATCACCGTGCCCTCCTGGCGCGGCGACGTGGAGCACTACTCCGACATCGCCGAGGAGGTGGCCCGGCTCCACGGGTACGACAAGATCCCCGTCACCCTCATGCGGGGAGAGACCACCCAGGGCGGCCTGACGGAGACGCAGCGCGCCGAGCGCCGGGTGGGCGAGCTGTGCCGCGGCATGGGGTACAGCGAGATCATCACCTACTCCTTCATCTCCCCCACCTACTACGACAAGATCCGCCTGCCCCAGGACAGTGAAAAGCGCAGGTCCGTCACCATCCTCAACCCCCTGGGCGAGGACACCTCGGTGATGCGCACCACCGCCCTGCCCTCCATGCTGGAGACCCTCTCCCGCAACTACAGCTACCGCAACAAGGCCGCCAAGCTCTACGAGCTGGCCACCGTTTACCTGCCCGTGGAGGGCTCCGACCTGGCTGACGAGCGCACCGTGCTGTCCCTGGGCGCCTACGGCGACGAGCTGGACTTCTTCGCCCTCAAGGGCGTGGTGGAGGCCCTGCTGGGGGCCATGAACGTGAAGAACGTGGCCTTCCGCGCCCGCGGGGACATCGCCGCCTTCCACCCCGGCCGCTGCGCCGAGGTGCTGGCAAACGGCGTGTTCCTGGGTGTGCTGGGCCAGCTCCACCCCCTGACCTGCGGCAACTACGGCATGGAGTGCGCGGTCTTCGCCGCCCAGCTGGACTTCGCCGATCTGCTGGCCCAGCGCGCGCCCGAGGCCCGGTACGCCCCCCTGCCCAAGTTCCCCAACGTGACCCGGGACATCGCCGTGGTGTGCGCCGCCGGGGTCACCGTGGCCCAGCTGGAGGACTGCATCGCCCGGGGCGCCAAGGGGCTGGTGAAGGAGGTCGAGCTCTTCGACATCTACACCGGCGCCCCCATCCCGGCGGGTAAAAAGAGCGTGGCCTTCTCCCTCAAGCTGCGCGCCGACGACCGCACCCTCACCGACCAGGAGGCAGACGAAGACGTAAAATCGGTCCTGGCCCTGCTGGAGAGTGAATTGGGCGCCGTGCTTCGTTGA
- a CDS encoding dipeptidase codes for MKQPQKLLAAALAVTLTLGSMGAQACTGLYVGKDVSAEGAAIIARSEDISPADYDKLHMVVPHSDEAGRYLEDINGFKMPLPDTTYQYTAMSDYASAGDGVYYAVCTNEMGVSVTGTVSASPCAAWKEADPRVEEGLREAVLPALVAATAATAKQGVDNLLAAVDAYGSAEGNVVMIADQSEAWIVEIYGGHEYAAMKMPADQVAVFGNQFMIGAVDPEDTENYVLSENLLSTIDALGLAVKDADGKYLAAQSVCDNSRSDGSNMRTWIGHQLFAPSTAGEYATDTFYPLFYAPDRKISLSDVMAVYRSRYEGTEYDMSLEGNEGGRPIAVSTTPETHIIQIFDNYPAACSAVTWLAMGGAEHSVFLPEFSGITETAPAFRLDAPTYAEGSAYWAFKRICGLADTNRALYTQGVQDFWTLQEQAMIAQMEAAGEEMKTLYAADPAQGAAYVTNLAQTMLADQMAKSDRLYASLLTVLTHNVGLSAAKTPTAFVASTPLREAAQLKGYTVGWNGAEGAVTLTKDGVTYALTLGSKTCKKGTEEITLTRAPYAEDGVTYVPVDFVKGL; via the coding sequence ATGAAACAGCCGCAAAAACTGCTGGCCGCCGCCCTGGCGGTCACCCTGACCCTGGGCAGCATGGGCGCCCAGGCCTGCACCGGGCTCTACGTGGGCAAGGACGTGAGCGCAGAGGGCGCCGCCATCATCGCCCGCAGCGAGGACATCAGCCCCGCCGATTACGACAAGCTGCATATGGTGGTCCCCCACTCGGACGAGGCGGGCCGCTATCTGGAGGACATCAACGGCTTTAAAATGCCCCTGCCCGACACCACCTACCAGTACACCGCCATGAGCGACTACGCCTCCGCCGGGGACGGCGTGTACTACGCCGTGTGCACCAACGAGATGGGCGTGTCGGTCACCGGCACCGTCTCCGCCTCCCCCTGCGCCGCCTGGAAGGAGGCCGACCCCCGCGTGGAGGAGGGCCTGCGCGAGGCGGTGCTCCCCGCCCTCGTGGCCGCCACCGCCGCCACCGCCAAGCAGGGCGTGGACAACCTGCTGGCCGCCGTGGACGCCTACGGCTCCGCCGAGGGCAACGTGGTGATGATCGCCGACCAGAGTGAGGCCTGGATCGTGGAGATCTACGGCGGCCACGAATACGCCGCCATGAAGATGCCCGCCGACCAGGTGGCCGTGTTCGGCAACCAGTTCATGATCGGCGCCGTGGACCCCGAGGACACGGAGAACTACGTTCTCTCCGAAAACCTGCTGTCCACCATCGACGCGCTGGGCCTGGCCGTAAAGGACGCCGACGGCAAGTACCTCGCCGCCCAGTCCGTGTGCGATAATTCCCGCAGCGACGGCTCCAACATGCGCACCTGGATCGGCCACCAGCTCTTCGCCCCCTCCACCGCGGGCGAGTACGCCACCGACACCTTCTATCCCCTCTTCTACGCCCCCGACCGGAAGATCTCCCTGTCCGACGTGATGGCCGTGTACCGCAGCCGCTACGAGGGCACCGAGTACGATATGTCCCTGGAGGGCAACGAGGGCGGGCGGCCCATCGCCGTCTCCACCACCCCCGAGACCCACATCATCCAGATCTTTGACAACTACCCCGCCGCCTGCTCCGCCGTGACCTGGCTGGCCATGGGCGGCGCGGAGCACTCCGTGTTCCTGCCCGAGTTCTCCGGCATCACCGAGACCGCCCCCGCCTTCCGGCTGGACGCCCCCACCTACGCCGAGGGCAGCGCCTACTGGGCCTTCAAGCGCATCTGCGGCCTGGCCGACACCAACCGCGCGCTCTACACCCAGGGCGTGCAGGACTTCTGGACGCTGCAGGAGCAAGCCATGATCGCCCAGATGGAGGCGGCGGGCGAGGAGATGAAGACCCTCTACGCCGCCGACCCGGCCCAGGGCGCGGCCTACGTCACCAACCTGGCCCAGACCATGCTGGCCGACCAGATGGCCAAATCCGACCGCCTGTACGCCTCCCTGCTGACGGTGCTCACCCACAACGTGGGCCTCTCCGCCGCCAAGACCCCCACTGCCTTCGTGGCGTCCACCCCCCTGCGGGAGGCCGCCCAGCTCAAGGGCTACACCGTGGGCTGGAACGGCGCCGAGGGCGCCGTGACCCTGACCAAGGACGGCGTGACCTACGCCCTCACCCTGGGCAGCAAGACCTGCAAGAAGGGCACCGAGGAGATTACCCTTACCCGCGCTCCCTACGCTGAGGACGGCGTGACCTATGTGCCCGTGGACTTCGTGAAGGGCCTGTAA
- the pheS gene encoding phenylalanine--tRNA ligase alpha subunit translates to MKEKLEQIRQEALSALAETKAAQDLEALRVKYLGKKGELTAVLKQMGGLSAEERPVIGQLANEVREALTEALSRQQQAIEAAALSARLAAEAVDVTIPGKRPQTGHKHPMSIVLDEVKDIFIGMGFQVAEGPEVELAEYNFTKLNTEEGHPAREWQDTFYIKEDSSLLLRTQTSPMQVRTMERQQPPIRVVAPGRVYRKDEVDATHSPMFHQIEGLVVDKGITMADLKGTLNAVVEQLYGKGTKTRFRPHHFPFTEPSCEVDVQCHACGGVGCRVCKGEGWIELLGAGMVHPKVLEGVGIDTDVYSGFAFGIGVERMAMRRFGITDLRLIFENDMRFLAQF, encoded by the coding sequence ATGAAGGAAAAACTGGAACAGATCCGGCAGGAGGCCCTGTCTGCCCTGGCCGAGACCAAGGCGGCCCAGGATCTGGAGGCCCTGCGGGTCAAGTACCTGGGCAAGAAGGGCGAGCTCACCGCCGTCCTCAAGCAGATGGGCGGCCTGTCCGCCGAGGAGCGCCCGGTCATCGGCCAGCTGGCCAACGAGGTGCGCGAGGCCCTGACCGAGGCCCTCTCCCGCCAGCAGCAGGCCATCGAGGCCGCCGCCCTCTCCGCCCGGCTGGCCGCCGAGGCGGTGGACGTGACCATCCCCGGCAAGCGCCCCCAAACCGGCCACAAGCACCCCATGTCCATCGTGCTGGACGAGGTGAAGGACATCTTCATCGGCATGGGCTTCCAGGTGGCCGAGGGCCCCGAGGTGGAGCTGGCCGAGTACAACTTCACCAAGCTCAACACCGAGGAGGGCCACCCCGCCCGGGAGTGGCAGGACACCTTCTATATCAAGGAGGACTCCTCCCTGCTGCTGCGCACCCAGACCTCTCCCATGCAGGTGCGCACCATGGAGCGGCAGCAGCCCCCCATCCGCGTCGTCGCCCCCGGCCGCGTGTACCGCAAGGACGAGGTGGACGCCACCCACTCCCCCATGTTCCATCAGATCGAGGGCCTGGTGGTGGACAAGGGCATCACCATGGCGGATCTGAAGGGCACCCTCAACGCCGTGGTGGAGCAGCTCTACGGCAAGGGCACCAAGACCCGCTTCCGCCCCCACCACTTCCCCTTCACCGAGCCCTCCTGCGAGGTGGACGTGCAGTGCCACGCCTGCGGCGGCGTGGGCTGCCGGGTGTGCAAGGGCGAGGGCTGGATTGAGCTGCTGGGCGCGGGCATGGTGCACCCCAAGGTGCTGGAGGGCGTGGGCATCGACACCGACGTGTACTCCGGCTTTGCCTTCGGCATCGGCGTGGAGCGCATGGCCATGCGCCGCTTCGGCATCACCGACCTGCGGCTCATCTTTGAAAACGACATGCGGTTCCTGGCGCAGTTCTAA
- a CDS encoding DNA-binding response regulator, whose translation MRVLIVEDEERLAEALGQIMTEQRYQADLVYNGADGLDYGLSGLYDVIVLDVMLPRLDGFEVSRRLRSAHISTPILMLTARDEIPDKISGLDCGADDYMTKPFDAGELLARVRALTRRQGEVLGERLVVDDLTLELSSRCLSREGKSVRLGFKEFEVLRLLMSAPKAVVPKEDLITKVWGMESDAEDNNVEAYISFLRKKFAFLGSRVAIGTVRKVGYHLEVPVP comes from the coding sequence ATGCGGGTGCTGATCGTGGAGGACGAGGAGCGGCTGGCCGAGGCGCTGGGTCAGATTATGACCGAGCAGCGCTACCAAGCCGATCTGGTCTACAACGGCGCGGACGGGCTGGACTACGGCCTGTCCGGGCTGTACGACGTGATCGTGCTGGACGTGATGCTCCCCCGGCTGGACGGCTTCGAGGTCTCCCGGCGGCTGCGCAGCGCCCATATCTCCACCCCCATCCTCATGCTCACCGCCCGGGACGAGATCCCGGACAAGATCTCCGGTCTGGACTGCGGGGCGGACGACTACATGACCAAGCCCTTCGACGCCGGGGAGCTGCTGGCCCGGGTGCGGGCCCTGACCCGGCGGCAGGGCGAGGTGCTGGGCGAGCGGCTGGTGGTGGACGATCTGACCCTGGAGCTGAGCTCCCGCTGCCTGTCCCGGGAGGGGAAATCGGTGCGCCTGGGCTTCAAGGAGTTCGAGGTGCTGCGCCTGCTGATGTCCGCCCCCAAGGCCGTGGTGCCCAAGGAGGACCTGATTACCAAGGTGTGGGGCATGGAGTCCGACGCGGAGGACAACAATGTGGAGGCCTATATCTCCTTCCTGCGCAAAAAGTTCGCCTTCCTGGGCTCCCGTGTGGCCATCGGCACGGTGCGCAAGGTGGGCTACCATCTGGAGGTGCCCGTCCCATGA
- a CDS encoding 2,5-diketo-D-gluconic acid reductase gives MVQTVKLQNGVEMPMEGFGLFQVSDPALCERAVREALDVGYRLMDTASSYQNEEAVGRAVKGSGVPREELFVTTKAYIQQMGYEKTKAAFEESLSKLSLDYLDLYLIHMPLGDYYGAWRAMEELYREGRVRAIGVSNFDSARLMDLCYNVEVRPMVNQIERHPHFQREEELEVMAGLGVQPEAWAPFAEGLKGMFTDPALVEIAAKHGKSVAQVILRWDIQRGVAVIPKSIHRERMEENLAVWDFTLDAGDLAKIAALDKARPSMLDTNKPSEVRRVYGYLRNPVLTSL, from the coding sequence ATGGTGCAGACGGTGAAGCTGCAAAACGGCGTGGAGATGCCCATGGAGGGCTTCGGTCTCTTTCAGGTCAGCGACCCGGCCCTCTGCGAACGGGCGGTCCGGGAGGCCCTGGACGTGGGCTACCGCCTGATGGACACCGCCAGCTCCTACCAGAACGAGGAGGCGGTGGGCAGGGCCGTCAAAGGCTCCGGCGTCCCCCGGGAGGAGCTGTTCGTCACCACCAAGGCTTACATCCAGCAGATGGGCTATGAGAAAACGAAAGCCGCCTTCGAGGAATCTCTCTCCAAGCTGAGCCTCGACTATTTGGATCTCTACCTCATTCATATGCCCCTCGGGGACTACTACGGCGCATGGCGGGCCATGGAGGAGCTCTACCGGGAGGGCAGGGTCCGGGCCATCGGGGTGAGCAATTTCGATTCCGCCCGGCTGATGGATTTGTGCTACAACGTGGAGGTCAGGCCCATGGTGAACCAGATCGAGCGGCATCCCCATTTCCAGCGGGAGGAGGAGTTGGAGGTCATGGCCGGGCTGGGGGTGCAGCCGGAGGCTTGGGCGCCCTTCGCCGAGGGCCTAAAGGGCATGTTTACCGACCCTGCCCTCGTGGAGATCGCCGCCAAGCACGGCAAGAGCGTGGCCCAGGTCATCCTCCGCTGGGACATTCAGCGGGGCGTGGCCGTCATCCCAAAGAGCATCCACCGGGAGCGGATGGAGGAAAATCTGGCCGTGTGGGACTTTACGCTGGACGCCGGCGATCTCGCCAAGATCGCCGCCCTGGACAAGGCCCGGCCCTCCATGCTGGATACCAACAAGCCCAGCGAGGTGCGCCGGGTGTACGGCTATCTCCGTAATCCCGTACTCACCAGCCTGTAA